In one window of Streptomyces sp. FXJ1.172 DNA:
- a CDS encoding serine hydrolase domain-containing protein: MKSLARHVAALGLVGSAVIGMGAGSAAQAFAVGDARPGAAKVFPRLDPAALQSAIESRPTDGASGAIARVGEPGQLWKGSTVDSQTGRKIPTNAHFHIGSISKVFETTVVLQLAAEGRINLDRTVQQYMPGLLPDTFQPITIRELINYTSGLPDVDEGKPAQGADETIANRYEYRTFDDIIRTTLRPADRLWPGPHFAPGTEQEYNSLGFRIAGRLIEQITGHSFKEEVTERILKPLQLEQTSVPEDDAVMPRPYLHGYVTDSHGQAVDVSEQGGDPSNMISTPADLDRFITALFQGRLLPPAQLEEMFTLPRDNEARLVPFIGTSCNKVACFGAALMSTPLPGGGVLWGKTGHDFGYANGMFATRDLSLRGIYSVSNLSLDFGTKTPLANRLLTAVVAPAAGPR; encoded by the coding sequence ATGAAATCGCTGGCCCGCCACGTCGCCGCCCTCGGCCTCGTCGGCTCCGCTGTCATCGGCATGGGTGCCGGTTCGGCCGCGCAGGCCTTCGCCGTGGGTGACGCCCGTCCCGGCGCTGCGAAGGTCTTCCCGCGGCTGGACCCGGCCGCGCTCCAATCCGCCATCGAGAGCCGGCCAACCGACGGTGCCTCCGGCGCGATCGCCCGGGTCGGCGAGCCGGGCCAGTTGTGGAAGGGGTCCACCGTCGACAGCCAGACCGGACGGAAGATCCCGACGAACGCGCACTTCCACATCGGCAGCATCTCGAAAGTCTTCGAGACCACCGTCGTCCTGCAACTCGCCGCCGAGGGCCGGATCAACCTCGACCGGACCGTTCAGCAGTACATGCCCGGTCTGCTCCCGGACACCTTCCAGCCGATCACCATCCGCGAACTCATCAACTACACCAGCGGGCTTCCGGACGTGGACGAGGGCAAACCCGCGCAGGGAGCCGACGAGACGATCGCCAACCGCTACGAGTACCGCACCTTCGACGACATCATCAGGACCACCCTGCGCCCCGCCGACCGCCTTTGGCCCGGTCCGCACTTCGCGCCAGGGACCGAGCAGGAGTACAACTCCCTCGGTTTCCGGATCGCGGGCAGACTCATCGAGCAGATCACCGGCCACTCGTTCAAGGAGGAGGTCACCGAACGCATCCTGAAGCCTCTGCAACTCGAACAGACCTCGGTGCCCGAGGACGACGCCGTAATGCCCCGGCCCTACCTCCACGGATACGTGACCGACAGTCACGGCCAGGCGGTGGACGTCAGCGAGCAGGGCGGTGATCCCTCCAACATGATCTCCACCCCGGCCGACCTGGACCGCTTCATCACTGCCCTGTTCCAGGGCCGCCTGCTGCCCCCCGCTCAGCTCGAAGAGATGTTCACCCTGCCCAGGGACAACGAGGCAAGGCTCGTCCCGTTCATCGGCACCAGTTGCAACAAGGTGGCTTGCTTCGGCGCCGCCCTGATGTCGACCCCGCTGCCCGGCGGGGGCGTGCTCTGGGGCAAGACCGGCCACGACTTCGGCTACGCCAACGGCATGTTCGCGACCCGCGACCTGTCCCTGCGCGGCATCTACTCGGTCTCCAACCTGAGCCTCGACTTCGGGACGAAGACCCCGCTGGCCAACCGCCTGCTGACGGCGGTCGTAGCACCCGCAGCCGGGCCGCGCTGA
- a CDS encoding NAD(P)/FAD-dependent oxidoreductase: MTIDAHHRVLIVGGGSAGISVAARLRRSGIGGIGLVEPSATHYYQPLWTLVGGGRAGARASARPQRSVLPRGVSWIRDRVESVDPGERTIGTADGRTLGYDRLVVCPGIQLDWDRVPGMAEAVTAQHTSSNYTFELAPKTWELIRSMRSGTAVFTMPAGSIKCGGAPQKIAYLAADHWREQGVLKDIRVVLVLPTPGMFGVPVFAKELERVAARYGIEVRTNSELVEVDPDSRAAVVVDHASGAKDSIRFDMMHLVPPQSAPDWLKATPLADPADPAGYVEIDKHTMRHVRHPEIFALGDAGSSPNSKTGAAIRKQAPVVARNIAVSLAGTGPLPASYDGYSSCPITTSRHSMLLAEFDYTLRPRPTFPLLDTTHERRYMWYLKRYGLPFLYWNLMLRGLA; encoded by the coding sequence ATGACGATCGACGCTCACCACAGGGTCCTGATCGTGGGCGGCGGAAGCGCCGGCATCAGCGTCGCGGCCCGCCTGCGACGCAGCGGCATCGGCGGCATCGGGCTCGTCGAGCCGTCGGCGACGCACTACTACCAGCCCCTGTGGACACTGGTCGGCGGCGGCCGGGCGGGCGCCCGGGCGAGCGCCCGCCCGCAGCGGTCCGTGCTGCCGCGAGGCGTCTCCTGGATCCGCGACCGCGTGGAGAGTGTGGATCCCGGGGAGCGGACGATCGGCACCGCCGACGGCAGGACCCTCGGCTACGACCGGCTCGTCGTCTGCCCCGGCATCCAGCTCGACTGGGACCGGGTGCCCGGCATGGCCGAGGCCGTCACCGCACAACACACCTCCAGCAACTACACCTTTGAACTGGCGCCCAAGACCTGGGAGTTGATTCGCTCGATGCGCTCGGGCACCGCCGTGTTCACTATGCCGGCGGGCTCGATCAAGTGTGGCGGAGCGCCGCAGAAGATCGCCTACCTCGCCGCGGACCACTGGCGCGAGCAGGGGGTCCTGAAGGACATACGGGTGGTGCTCGTGCTGCCCACGCCGGGCATGTTCGGGGTTCCCGTGTTCGCGAAGGAGCTGGAGCGGGTCGCGGCCCGCTACGGCATCGAGGTGCGCACGAACAGCGAACTGGTCGAGGTGGATCCGGACAGCCGGGCCGCCGTCGTCGTCGACCACGCCTCCGGCGCCAAGGACTCGATCCGGTTCGACATGATGCACCTGGTGCCGCCGCAGTCGGCGCCCGACTGGCTCAAGGCGACGCCGCTGGCCGATCCGGCCGATCCCGCGGGCTACGTGGAGATCGACAAGCACACCATGCGCCATGTGCGCCACCCCGAGATCTTCGCCCTCGGTGACGCCGGTTCCTCGCCCAACTCCAAGACCGGGGCCGCCATCCGCAAGCAGGCGCCGGTCGTCGCGCGCAACATCGCCGTGAGCCTGGCGGGCACCGGCCCGCTGCCCGCGTCGTACGACGGATACTCGTCCTGCCCGATCACCACGTCACGGCACAGCATGCTGCTCGCCGAGTTCGACTACACCCTGCGGCCCCGCCCCACCTTCCCCCTCCTCGACACGACCCATGAGCGCCGGTACATGTGGTACCTCAAGCGGTACGGGCTGCCGTTCCTCTACTGGAACCTCATGCTGCGCGGCCTCGCCTGA